From the genome of Paraburkholderia largidicola:
GATTTTTTGCGCAGCGAGTGCGTCGGGTTCACGCGACGCGTTTGCCGAGTTCTATTCCTATCAGCGCGTCTTCGAGTTCCCGCTCGGCTTCGTGGTCTACCGGCTGTGGAAGCGCGGCGTGCGTATCAGGCCTGCGCTGGCCGTGGGCATCGCCATCGCCGCCTATGTATGGATGGCATACGTGAACTGGAACGAACTCTCCCGTGCACATCTGCTCTACTTCGGCGTTCCTGCTTTCCTGCTGGTCGTCAGCAGCTTGAGCCTCGAATCGAAGATCGGTTCGGGTCCGTTGACGAAAGGCGCGCTATTCATAGGCGATGCCAGCTATGCGATCTACCTGAGCCATCCGTACTGTGTCGAAGCCGTGCGCAAACTGCTGACGATCGATGGCTTCGACGCCACGTCGCCCGTCGGCGTCGCAGTCATCATCGTCATCGCGACAGCCGTCGGCGCCGCGCTCTACTGGTTCGTCGACAGGCCGCTGCACAGCCGCGCGCGCCGACTGCTGCAATCCTTGCCGCCTGTGCGGCTGCCCGGATCCCGACTGGCGGGCCTGAAGCACGAGATCATCGCTGCCGACGACCGTTCCACGCGCAACGTACAAGTCAATCACGACGCACGCTGAGCCGTCACGCGCCCGCAAACGAATCGCTGCGCGCAAATCCAGAGTCGTGTTCTCCGGCGACCGTCGACGCGGGTTGCGCGTGTCGCGCAGCAACTTCTCGAAGCGCGTCGAGCGGGATCTTCAGATAGCGCGTCGGAGCGCGGAGAACGCGCAATTATGTTGAGCGTTGCCGTTCACTCATCGAGCGTTGTTGTCGCCGGGCGTGCGGAATGCGACGCCGCAGCGCGATTTGATCGCATACGTAAGTGAGAACCGAGTGCCGACGCGCGCAAGTCGCGGGAATTGGAAAACGCCCGGTACGCTGTTCGTACAGGCGCAGACCACGGTTGCAAACGGAAGCATTTCGAGAACATCCCTGACACCCGCACGACGCGCTCGCGCAAGCGCGCGATGGTCCGCCGTGCGGGCTATGTCGATCCGTCGTCGATCGTCATTGAATCAATGCCTTCAGGAACGCGCAGGCATCGATCATCGTCGCAGCCGTGCATGACAGCCCTGACGTCCGTCATGCGTTCAGCTCGCGGTACCCGCGTCGCCACCCGTATTGCTGTAGCTCGCGTAGCCATAGGCGGCATATTCGCTGCCGTACTTGCCGGGCCGCGACGTCATGTCGTTGAACACGACACCGCGCACGGGCACGCCGATCTGTTCGAAGCGTCGCACCGATTCGCGCAGCTCCGACACGCTCGTCACCCCCTGGCGCGCGACCAGGAAGACCATGCCCGCCAGGTTGGCGACGATGCCTGAGTCGGCCACGGGCAGGATGGGCGGTGCGTCCATCAGCACGACGTCGTACTCCCGGTCCGCCCATTCGACGAAGCGCTTGAAGCGGCTATGCCGAAGCAGCTCGCTCGCATTGGCCACATAGCCGCCGTTCGCGACGAAGTCGACACCCGGCATGATCTGCCGATGCACCGCGCTCTCGTAGTGCATGCCCTGCATGATGTCCGTGATGCCAGGGCTCGAACGCACGCCTACACAGGCGTTCAACGTGCCGCGCCGCAGATCCGTGTCGATCAGCAGCACGCGCTGGCCCGACGCCCCCAGCAGCGCCGCCAGATTGACCGACACGAACGACTTGCCGACCATCGGTGTCGGCCCGGCGAGCAGGACGACATGATTGGGCGCATCGCGCAACGCGAACTCGAGCGCGCCGCGGAAGCTGCGCAGGCTTTCGACGGCGGCATCGAACGACGCCGTGCACGCCAGCACGCTGCAGGTCCCCGGCACGCCTTCTGGCAGACGGCGCGTGAGAGATTGCTGCACGCGGCTGCGCGGTACGGAAGCATAGACGTGCAGTCCCGCGCCTGCCTCGATTTCGTCGACCATCGCGATACCGCTATTCATCCTGCGCTTGAACAGCACGAGCGCCGCGCCAACGAACAGACCCGTGAGCGAACCCGCCACCACGATCAGCGCGCGCTTGGGCCGGATCGGGCCCTCCGGCACGGCGGCGCTGTCGATCAGACGTGCGTTCGAGACCTTGCCCGCCTTGGCCAGACGCAACTGCTCCTTGGTGTTCAACAGATTCGTGTAGATGTTCGTGTCGACCTGGACTTCTCGTTGCAGGCGCAGCACGCTTTGTTCGAGGGGCGGCAGCCGCTTGGTCTGCACGGCCAGTTCGGCCATCGCCTTCTCGGCCTCCTCCAGTTGCCCGTTCATCGCAATCAGCGCGGGGTTGTCGGGCATATAGCGCGCGTCCAGCTGGGCGCGCTGCTGCCGCAAGTCGGCAATGCGGTTTTGCGCCTGCGCCGAACTCTGCAACAAGGCCGCGGCCTCCGCACCCAGGTCGACCGCACCGTGCTCCGAACGGAACTGGTTGTATTCTTCTTCGGCTCGCTCCAGCGTCGCCTTCAACTCCGGCAATTGCTGGTTGAGGAACGCGATCGATTTCTCCGCTTCCTCCTGCGTGCGCTGCACTTTCTGGCGCATGTACTCGTTGCCGATCGCATTCAGGATCACGCTCGTCTTCACCGGGTCGTCGCCTTCCAGCGCCGCGCCGATCACCGACGACTCCTTGCCTTTCTCGGAGATCATCAACCTGCTTTGCAAACCCAGGGTCGCGGCAAGTTCGGACGAGCGCGACAGTTCGAAGGTGGCGCCGGGGTGTCCGTCGATTGCGCTCACCAGCAGGTCGATCGCGCCGCCCGGCACTTCGACGTGCAGCGTCTCGCCGACGCGGCCCTGCAGGTCCATGCCATTGTGCGCGAGCGTGTACACGCCGTCGCCTTTGAGCGTGAGGATGAATCTCGCCCCATGCATCCGGTCGGGCACGTCGAAGCGCGCCACGGTGATCGCCTCGTCGCCCCATGCGTAGCCGCCACGGCCCGACCAGCTCGACACGTTCAGGTGAGTCGCGATCCATCGTCCCACCACCGGGAAATAGCGCGGCGCGGCGTTGATGTAAAGCTGGGTGGCCTGGACGGCACGCGAGATAACCATCCGCGAGCGCAGCACCTCGATCTCCGCCGAGGCTGCCGTTTTCACCGCGAACATGGCCGACACATCGGCTAGCGCGTTTTTCGCGGCGCCATCGCTATCCTCTACGTGGATGAGCATGTCCGCCTGATAGACGGGGCGCGCGAGCATCGCGTAGACGAGGCCCACGAGCGTAAAGAGCGCCGCAATGACGACGATGGTCTTGCGGCCTTCATACAGGGTATCGAGAAGCTTGCCGACATACCCGCCCTCCGGCGGCATTACGCCGTCGTCGGCCGACCCCTCTAGCAGATATTCACGCTGTTTCAATCTATCTCTCCGTCGGTGCCTGCAATGACGCCGGGCACGTGCATATGAGTATCAGTAGCCGATTGCCCGGGTGGTCGCAGCCGCCTGGGTAGCGGGCAAGATCAGACCAATGACGCGGCTCCATTTGACGAGCGAGGAAGCATCGACGAACACGACATCGTTCGGCTTGAGTTCGAATGAATCCGCCGTGGCCATTGCCGAGGCCGACGTCGCGTCGAGGTGGTAGACCACGCGCTGGCCCGCATCGCGGCCGCGCACGACGTATACCTGCGACGCATCGCCGGAAATCTGGCTGATGCCGCCCGCGTCGCCCAGCGCCTCGTTCAGCGTCATGCGCCCGTTGTTGAACGGCAGCCCGCCGGGACGCTGCACTTCGCCGATCACGAAGACCTTGCTATCGTTTTGTGCATAGACGCGTATCAGGTCGCCGTCGCGGAGGATGATCCGGTCCGGGTTCACGTTGTTGCGGATCATGTCAGGCATGTCGACGACCACCGTGTCATCCCCGCGCGTCAACGACACCTTCGAGCGATCCGACTTGTCCGTAAAGCCGCCTGCCCGGTTGATCGCCTCGGGAAGCGTCATCGCCACGTCGTTGAGCACCTGCACGCCCGGCGTTCTTACTTCGCCATCCAGATAAATGCGCTTGCTGCGGTACGTCTCGACCCGCACCGTCATCTGCGGCTGCCTGACGTAGCGGCCCAGTTTGCTCGTGAGCATATCCCGAACGCCCATCTCCGAGAGCCCCTGGACCTTGATGGGCCCGATATAGGCGTACTGGATAAAGCCGTTCGTATCGACCGTGTAGCCCGGCGCGACGGCCGAGCCACCAGCCGTATTCGACCCGCCTCCCGTCGTTGCCGCCGGCATGCTGAGTTCCGGGTGATCCCACACGACGATGCTGAGCACGTCGCCCGGCCCGATCACATAGGGCTCCGCCTTCGCGAACAGATTGCGCACACTGTCGGGCACACCCGTCGGCCGATCCTGCTGCTGCTTCGAGACCAGATCGTCGGTGATTTCGACGAGCGAACCCGCGGGCGCGCGATCGCTGCCCGACGCATCCTGCGAGCCTGCGCGGCCCGCCGCGGTCTGCGCGGCGCCCGCCGCCCCAACGGTGCCCGACGGCATATTCCTGAAGGTCATCCCCGGCGACAGCATGCATCCCGACAGCAGCACAGCTGCGGCCGCGGGCGCTGCCCATCCGGAAGCGACGAAACGAAACGCGCGTGCGAGGTCGAGCCGCGCACGCGAGCATACCGTTTGCCGCCACGAAGACAGGCGCGCGGTGCGCGCCTGTGTCATCCACTTCTCGCCAACCCGGTTGAGTTGCATGGTCAAACCCCCTGTTGCGTGTTGGCTGTCCCGCTGCGTACCATGCGCGGCGGATACGGGCCCGGTGCTACTGATTCCACGATGCCTGGTGATGCCCTCTCGTACATGCCCATGCCCGCGTTGCCTCGTGCCACGAGCGACGTTCAGACTGCAATCTCCGCAAAGTCAGTAAGCGCCATTCCCTTTGATCACAACAAAGATCGTCTTGAAGAGAATGCCGATGTCGCTGTGCAACGACCAGTTCTTCACGTAGGTGACGTCGAGCGACACCCGCGTGGCGTAATCGGTTTCGCAGCGCCCGCTCACCTGCCAGAGACCGGTGATGCCGGGCGTCGCCATCAGGTAGTATTTGCTGTTGGCACCATAGCGCTCCAGCTCCTGGGCAACGATCGGACGCGGCCCGACCAGGCTCATCTCGCCGCGAACGACGTTCCATAGCTGCGGCAGTTCGTCGAGGCTCGTGCGGCGCAGGAAGTGGCCAATGCGCGTCACGCGCACGTCGTTCTTGAGCTTGAACTCGCGCTCCCACTCGGCGCGCGCCACGGGATCGCTCGCGAGCAACTCTTCGAGCACCTGCTGCGAATTGACCACCATCGAGCGGAACTTGAGGCAGCGAAACTTCTCGCCATTGCGGCCCACGCGTGTATGGCCGTATATCGACGGACCTCCGTCCAGCTTCACGACCAGCGCAATCAGCACGAGCAAGGGCAGCAGCGCCAGGATCATCGTCAGGCCGACCGTGACGTCGAAGACGCGCTTGACGGCGTGCCTGACCGCGCCCGTATGCGGTTCGGTCTCGACCAGCTCGTGCTCCGTTTCCTCGCCGTGCAGCCATGCGGTGGCCTGGCGAGCCACACTGAATTCCGCAAAGAAAAGCGTGTGCGAAGCAAGCAGCGAGATGCCCGTGGTCAGTGTCCAGTAGATGAACCACGGCATGGAAATCAGGTTGTCGCGATGAATGGCGTAGAGCAAGGCAAGCCCGCAGAGCTGCACGGCGAGCCATGCGAATGCCGTCCGGCCGGCGACGCTCGCGACGGGATGCCGCCCTCGCGGCGGATAGGTTCCACACGCTGGAAATACCGATAACGCCAGCGCCGCGACGAACGCGACGAGCGTTGGGTCGAGCTGATGCGCAGGACCCACTGCTGCCACGTTGAAGTTCAGGTTCAGGTGCAGTGCGCCGAAAGCGCCCAGCACGATTAGCGCGATATCGATCGCACGATGCACCAGCTCGGACATATTCCTACCCCACTGCGTCGCGTGTTCAATGGTCGATGTTTAGCCGCCGCTGTTTGCATAGTCGTCGCTCGCACCGGGAAAGCCATCGTGCCCAGCAGCAAACTTGCTGCCCTGTTTGCTGCTGCACGCTCTCGCTTTCGCGGGTCGCCCACTCTGCGCGGTCCCCTGTGATGTCGCGGCCGGCCGTCGATACACGTCGGCAACGCGCAAATCACATCGATAAGGTACGGGGATGGCAGCAGCGATTCCGTGCGCAATCCCACCAACGATTCGCGATCGTCGGACACGCCTTCCGTGCAATCCGATTAGATGCGGCGACAACATTGCGCGTTGCGTGCGCGAGCGCACGCAACGCGTGTTCGAAGAGTTGAAATCGCTGCCGGGTGATTGTCGAGATCGAAAAACGTTTTGCGATTCTTCGATTCGAAGAGATCCGCGACGCGTGTCAGGCGTGCGTTTGTCGCGGTCGTATTGCCAGATGGCTTACGCAGGAACGTCTCTCTGTCGCGCTCGAACGGTGCCTCTTATAGAGGGTCGTGTGCACGTAGTGTGCGCGAGCGTACATATTCCGATGCTCAAGGTCACTACGATCCATCCGCGGGCGCGCACGCGCGCTATCTGATCGGTGCATGCGACGCACTTTCGATTCGTAATCTTAACTACTTACGGGAGAACGCTTTCCGTACCGCGTTCAGTCGACGAGAGCCCGCGTATACCCGGATCTCGAAGGCGACGGGTTTCACGCAGTGCTGTCGTCGCTCGCTCAGTTGCGTGCTCGGGATATCGAGAGATGCGTGCGGTCCGGCTATTCCACTTGGACCGCGTGCATTGGAAAGAAGAAGATGGGAGCGGTCCGGCTGGCCGTCGTGGGATAGCGTCGCGTCGTGAGTACGATGGCACTACGCGATAACCGCCGGCGCGGTTGCGCTGCGCTCACGCGCACCGGTGGCTGGAGTAGTCAGCGTTTCGAGTAGTCGATCGTCTCGACGCCGTTCGCCGTGCCGAGCAGGCAGAGATCGGCGCCGCGCGTTGCGAACAGGCCCACCGTCACGACACCCGGCCATGCATTGATGTGCGTTTCGACCGTGCGCGGATCGCTGATGCGCAGGCCCTTGACGTCGAGGATCTCGTTGCCGTTGTCGGTGATATAGGGCGAGCCGTCCTTCGTCACGCGCACCACGGGCACGCCGCCCATCGCCGTCACGCGGCGGCCGATTGCCGTGCGCGCCATCGGCACGACTTCGATGGGGAGCGGAAACTGGCCGAGCACATCGACGACCTTGCTCGCGTCCGCGATGCAGACGAACTTCTCCGACACCGACGCGACGATTTTCTCGCGCGTGAGCGCACCGCCGCCGCCCTTGATCATTGCGCCGCCGTGATCGATTTCATCAGCGCCGTCGACATAGACGGGCAGCGATTCGATGTCGTTCAGATCGAACACCTGGATGCCGTGCGATTGCAGGCGCGCCGTCGTCGCGACCGAGCTGGACACCGCGCCGCGAAAGCGCGACTTGTGCGTGGCGAGCGCGTCGATGAAGCAGTTCGCCGTCGAACCGGTGCCGACACCGATGATGGCCCCTTCGGGCACGTTGGCGACTACGTAGTCGGCGGCGGCTTGGCCGACCAGTTGCTTGAGTTCGTCTTGAGTCATGATGGGAAATGCCAGGGCAAGCGGAAAACTGCAAGTTTACCGGAGTCGAAGCGTGGGGCCGGATTTATTGCACGTGTTGAGCGTGCGCCTCTCGTTCATGGCGCCGGCCGCGCTGGTTCTGGCGCGGCAGCCTGCGTGTACTTGTCGAGCAGCGCCTGCGCGATCGCATCGGTTTGCGCATCGGGATTACCCGAGTAATCGGTGGGACGGAAATGCATCTGGAACGCGGCGAACACGCGGCGCGTCCTGTCGTCGAGCACGCCGTCCGTCGCGACTTCATAGCCGTAGCGCGCGAGCTTTTGCTGGAGCGCGCGGACGTCTGCGGGCGCATGCGGATCGCGGCCTGCGAGTTCCTTTGCGACGGTCGCATCGTCGGGCCAGGCGCCGACGCCTGCATCGTAGAGCTGCTTCCACGGGAAGAGCGGGCCTGGGTCGATCTTGCGTTGCGGCGCGATGTCGCTGTGGCCGACGACACGGGTCGGCGGAATGTTGTATCGCGTGACGATGTCTTTTGCGACGCGGATCATCGCGTTCACCTGCTCCGGCGGATAGGGTTGCCAGGTGCGGCCTTGCGGTGTGTCGATGGGGCCGAGGTTGACGTTTTCGATGCCGATCGAGGCGGCGTTCAGTTCCGTTGTGCCTTGCCAGGCGCTGAGGCCCGCGTGCCAGGCACGTTGTGATTCCGGCACCAGTTGCCAGACGATGGGCTCGCCGTTTTTTTCTTTCGGATGATCGGGGATGACGTAGTGGGCGCTGACCTGTTCCTGCGTGAGAACCTCTAGCGACTGTTTTTCGTCGATCTCGGTGTAGTGCATCACGAGGAAGCGGATGCGGGTGTCCTGGTATTGCGCTGGGCGCGAGGTGTCGGTGTAGTAGGTGTGGTGGTTGATGAGACTCGGGGTGCAGGCTGTTGTCAGTAGCGTTGTTGCTGCTGATAGCGCGAGCCGCGCCAAGGGGTTTGAGGTGGGGTTCATTGCTTTTTGGCTCGGTCGGTTTTTTTGGCCCAGGCAGGTTTTGCCTTTTCGCTGGCATCCGCGTTGTGTCTTTGGTCTGCTAGCGTTGCCCCTGTGCGGGGCGGCACCTACTTTTCTTTGCCGCCGCAAAGAAAAGTAGGCAAAAGAAAGCGGCTCACACCGCCAATCCTTGTTCTTGCCTGAGGGCCCCCAAAGGGTCTTACACTTCAATCGGCAACGCACCTGCTCGCGTCCGTTGCCAACGTTCTCTCTGTACGCCTCACCCGCTTCATGTGCCCGCGTCACAGCGCGCCGCGCCAGACAGTCCGCCGCCGTCCAGGTGGCAAACAGTGTGTAGGTATTCGCGCCTTACACGCATCACTCCGGATTGGTAGCAAGGCTGGTGTTTCTGGTAAGAGCACCAACCTGTGCGGTGCGACACCCTACACACTGTTTGCCACCTGGGCGGCACATACCATTCGCTGCCGCTTGCCGTCGTATGGGTGCCTGAAGCCGGTGATGCGATTGTTCGAAGCGTTGGCAACGAGCACCGGCCAGGGTCACTGCCGTTTGAAGCGCGGGGACGTTGGGGGCCCGTGGATAGGAACACGCGCTGGCGGTGTGAGCCGCTTTCTTTTGCCTACTTTTCTTTGCGGCGGCAAAGAAAAGTAGGTGCCGCCCCGCACAGGGGCAACGCTAGCAAACCAATAACATCACGCGGATGCCAGCGAAAGCGAAAGCAAACCCCACCAGCGTCGCAGACAAAAAAACCTACTTCTTAACACCCCTCTGCCGCACGGCTTCAAACAAACAAACCCCTGATGCAACAGAAACATTAAGGCTTTCCACAGACCCAGCCATAGGAATATTCATCACCTCATCACACGTATCACGTGTCAGCCTGCGCATCCCTTCCCCTTCAGCACCCATAACCAGCGCAACAGGCCCATCGAGCTTCGTCTCAAACAGCGACGTAGTCGCTTCCCCGGCCGTGCCAACAACCCACACCCCTGCATCCTTCAACTCCCGCAACGCGCGAGCGAGATTCGTCACGGTAATGTACGGCACCGTATCGGCCGCACCACTGGCCACCTTCGCCGCCGTGGCATTCAAACCCACCGCCCGGTCCCGCGGCGCAATCACAGCATGCGCACCCGCCGCATCGGCAACCCGCAAACACGCGCCGAGATTGTGCGGGTCCGTAATCCCATCGAGCACCAGCAACAACGCCGGCCCCTGAACGCCATCGAGCAGTTCGGCCAGGTTCTGCGCCAGCGGCAGATCGCCCGCGCGCGCCACCACGCCCTGGTGCCGCTCCGTATGCGCAAGACCCCACAGCCGCGTCTCGTCGGCGGCAATCAGGCGGACTCCCGCCTCTTTCGCCACGGCCAGAAATTCGTTCATCCGGCGATCGCGGCGGCTCTGGTCGTAATAGATCTCTTCGACCGTCGATGAATCGTGACGCAAGCGTGCCGTCACCGCATGAAAACCGTAGAGAACCTTGAGACGTGACATGACTGAAACAACCTTTGAATGAGCGCGCCTGACCGAACCAATCGAACCGGTCAAAGCGCACCCGATGAGAATGAGCGCCGCGCACGCACGAAACGCACGCGGCGTTAATACAGAATCAACGCTTCTTGTGGACCGGCTTGGCAGTCGACTTCGACGCCGCGCGCTTCTTCGACGCCGCCGCCTTGCGCGCCGTGCGCGCTTCCTTCACGGCCGCCGTCTGCGCGGGCGCCGCCTTCTTGCGCCGT
Proteins encoded in this window:
- a CDS encoding polysaccharide biosynthesis/export family protein, with amino-acid sequence MQLNRVGEKWMTQARTARLSSWRQTVCSRARLDLARAFRFVASGWAAPAAAAVLLSGCMLSPGMTFRNMPSGTVGAAGAAQTAAGRAGSQDASGSDRAPAGSLVEITDDLVSKQQQDRPTGVPDSVRNLFAKAEPYVIGPGDVLSIVVWDHPELSMPAATTGGGSNTAGGSAVAPGYTVDTNGFIQYAYIGPIKVQGLSEMGVRDMLTSKLGRYVRQPQMTVRVETYRSKRIYLDGEVRTPGVQVLNDVAMTLPEAINRAGGFTDKSDRSKVSLTRGDDTVVVDMPDMIRNNVNPDRIILRDGDLIRVYAQNDSKVFVIGEVQRPGGLPFNNGRMTLNEALGDAGGISQISGDASQVYVVRGRDAGQRVVYHLDATSASAMATADSFELKPNDVVFVDASSLVKWSRVIGLILPATQAAATTRAIGY
- a CDS encoding sugar transferase, whose amino-acid sequence is MSELVHRAIDIALIVLGAFGALHLNLNFNVAAVGPAHQLDPTLVAFVAALALSVFPACGTYPPRGRHPVASVAGRTAFAWLAVQLCGLALLYAIHRDNLISMPWFIYWTLTTGISLLASHTLFFAEFSVARQATAWLHGEETEHELVETEPHTGAVRHAVKRVFDVTVGLTMILALLPLLVLIALVVKLDGGPSIYGHTRVGRNGEKFRCLKFRSMVVNSQQVLEELLASDPVARAEWEREFKLKNDVRVTRIGHFLRRTSLDELPQLWNVVRGEMSLVGPRPIVAQELERYGANSKYYLMATPGITGLWQVSGRCETDYATRVSLDVTYVKNWSLHSDIGILFKTIFVVIKGNGAY
- a CDS encoding acyltransferase family protein, producing MNKLQSLTVLRGVAAVTVIFYHIMAPTGHTLGEFGVDIFFVLSGFVIALVLDSPRLTAQRFLSDRIARIVPLYWVLTFVVLAGTLIAPSLFNSTTADLGNLLKSLFFIPYRKESGLIFPMLFVGWTLNYEMMFYVVAAISLALTRRHRLLFASALIFVIFCAASASGSRDAFAEFYSYQRVFEFPLGFVVYRLWKRGVRIRPALAVGIAIAAYVWMAYVNWNELSRAHLLYFGVPAFLLVVSSLSLESKIGSGPLTKGALFIGDASYAIYLSHPYCVEAVRKLLTIDGFDATSPVGVAVIIVIATAVGAALYWFVDRPLHSRARRLLQSLPPVRLPGSRLAGLKHEIIAADDRSTRNVQVNHDAR
- the rpiA gene encoding ribose-5-phosphate isomerase RpiA → MTQDELKQLVGQAAADYVVANVPEGAIIGVGTGSTANCFIDALATHKSRFRGAVSSSVATTARLQSHGIQVFDLNDIESLPVYVDGADEIDHGGAMIKGGGGALTREKIVASVSEKFVCIADASKVVDVLGQFPLPIEVVPMARTAIGRRVTAMGGVPVVRVTKDGSPYITDNGNEILDVKGLRISDPRTVETHINAWPGVVTVGLFATRGADLCLLGTANGVETIDYSKR
- a CDS encoding N-acetylmuramoyl-L-alanine amidase, which gives rise to MNPTSNPLARLALSAATTLLTTACTPSLINHHTYYTDTSRPAQYQDTRIRFLVMHYTEIDEKQSLEVLTQEQVSAHYVIPDHPKEKNGEPIVWQLVPESQRAWHAGLSAWQGTTELNAASIGIENVNLGPIDTPQGRTWQPYPPEQVNAMIRVAKDIVTRYNIPPTRVVGHSDIAPQRKIDPGPLFPWKQLYDAGVGAWPDDATVAKELAGRDPHAPADVRALQQKLARYGYEVATDGVLDDRTRRVFAAFQMHFRPTDYSGNPDAQTDAIAQALLDKYTQAAAPEPARPAP
- a CDS encoding GNVR domain-containing protein produces the protein MKQREYLLEGSADDGVMPPEGGYVGKLLDTLYEGRKTIVVIAALFTLVGLVYAMLARPVYQADMLIHVEDSDGAAKNALADVSAMFAVKTAASAEIEVLRSRMVISRAVQATQLYINAAPRYFPVVGRWIATHLNVSSWSGRGGYAWGDEAITVARFDVPDRMHGARFILTLKGDGVYTLAHNGMDLQGRVGETLHVEVPGGAIDLLVSAIDGHPGATFELSRSSELAATLGLQSRLMISEKGKESSVIGAALEGDDPVKTSVILNAIGNEYMRQKVQRTQEEAEKSIAFLNQQLPELKATLERAEEEYNQFRSEHGAVDLGAEAAALLQSSAQAQNRIADLRQQRAQLDARYMPDNPALIAMNGQLEEAEKAMAELAVQTKRLPPLEQSVLRLQREVQVDTNIYTNLLNTKEQLRLAKAGKVSNARLIDSAAVPEGPIRPKRALIVVAGSLTGLFVGAALVLFKRRMNSGIAMVDEIEAGAGLHVYASVPRSRVQQSLTRRLPEGVPGTCSVLACTASFDAAVESLRSFRGALEFALRDAPNHVVLLAGPTPMVGKSFVSVNLAALLGASGQRVLLIDTDLRRGTLNACVGVRSSPGITDIMQGMHYESAVHRQIMPGVDFVANGGYVANASELLRHSRFKRFVEWADREYDVVLMDAPPILPVADSGIVANLAGMVFLVARQGVTSVSELRESVRRFEQIGVPVRGVVFNDMTSRPGKYGSEYAAYGYASYSNTGGDAGTAS
- the rlmB gene encoding 23S rRNA (guanosine(2251)-2'-O)-methyltransferase RlmB, which gives rise to MSRLKVLYGFHAVTARLRHDSSTVEEIYYDQSRRDRRMNEFLAVAKEAGVRLIAADETRLWGLAHTERHQGVVARAGDLPLAQNLAELLDGVQGPALLLVLDGITDPHNLGACLRVADAAGAHAVIAPRDRAVGLNATAAKVASGAADTVPYITVTNLARALRELKDAGVWVVGTAGEATTSLFETKLDGPVALVMGAEGEGMRRLTRDTCDEVMNIPMAGSVESLNVSVASGVCLFEAVRQRGVKK